The Pseudanabaena sp. PCC 6802 genomic interval CCATCAAGCTATTTCTCAAGTACAGTAACAATACGCTCGATAAGTTCTACGACCAAACTACCCCCCTTAAAAAAGGCAAGCCTTTAGTAATTACCGGGGAACCGAGGGCAAGAGAATCTCCCTATCAAATCAACGTATTGGTGGGCGGACTCGAAGCGATCGGTACGGAATACTTGCTTACCGTATCTGGATGTTATTAGCCGATCGCCGAGTGCTGAAAGCTCTACCCTCTAACGGACTGTGGGTCTTTGATTGTTAATCCGATTTTTTACAAACGTATACAGGCGATCGCAACCGCGCTCGATCGTATTGAGATCGGTGGCGTAGGAAAGGCGAATATTCGTATCCATGCCAAAGGGAATGCCTGGTATGACTGCCACCTGTGCTTCTTCTAGTAGCATCTCCGCAAATTGGAGCGAACTCAAACCTAGTTCCTTAATATTAGGGAAGAGGTAGAATGCCCCATCGGGTTTGAGGCAACTAATACCTGGAATTGCATTCAAGCGCTGGAACATGACTTCGCGCCGCTGGGCAAAAGCCTGCCGCATTGACTCCACGCAATCCTGGGACTCTGTCAAAGCAGCTAATGCACCGTATTGAGCGAAAGTACAGACATTTGACGTACTATGACCTTGAATCTTGGTGGCAGCTTTAATTAAATCCAAGGGCCCCGCTAGATAGCCAATTCGCCATCCGGTCATAGCGTAGGCCTTAGCAAAGCCACTGCTGATAATCGTGCGCGATCGCATCTCCGCACTCACAGCCCCAATACTTAAATGCTGCGCCCCATCATAGAGAATCTTTTTATAGATTTCGTCAGCGGCAATCGCAACTTGTTCGTGGTGGCTCAGGACTTCTGCGATCGCGCGAATCTCCTCGGGCGTATATACCATCCCTGTGGGATTAGAGGGCGAATTGAGGATAAACAGCTTAGTACGCGGTGTAATGGCTGCTTCTAGTTGCTCTGGTGTAATTTTGTAGCCATTAGCTGCATCGGTGATGACAAATACTGGCTCGCCATCTGCTAGCTTGACCATTTCGGGATAGCTCACCCAGTAAGGCACGGGAATAATTACCTCATCACCCGGATCGAGCAACGCCATCATCAAGTTATACAAAGAATGCTTGCCACCATTCGTGACAATTATCTGGTCTGCGGTATATTCAAGCCGATCTTCTGAGGCGAGTTTATCGGCGATCGCCTGCTTGAGTTCTGGCATTCCCGCAGCAGGGCCATATTTGGTTTTACCCCGATCCAGAGCTTGTTTCGCCGCCGCTTTAATATGTTCTGGCGTATCGAAATCTGGCTCGCCAGCACTAAAACTGCAAATGTCCATCCCGCTTGCCTTGAGAGCTTTAGCCTTGGCATCGATCGCCAAAGTCATAGATGGAGTGACTTTACTAACGCGGTGGGCTAATTGCATAAGCTGTATTCGATCTGCTGATTTATACCAATTATTCAATGTATTGTCGATCCCGCGATCGGTTTTTAACGATCGCTTAATCTAGTCTACGTTTGGTATTCTTGAAAACAACAGTAACTAGACTTTGAGACCATGACACAGACTCCCCTCGCATCTATTCCCTCCCTTCAGGCCAACAGTCGCCCAGATGCACTGGGGCGATTTGGTATTTTTGGGGGTAAATACGTTCCAGAAACCCTCATGAGCGCTTTGAGCGAGTTGGAAGTGGCGGCAAAGTATTATCAAAACGATCCCGAATTCCAAGCAGAACTGGATGGGCTACTGCGCGATTATGTGGGCAGACCCAGCCCCCTCTACTTTGCGGAGCGCTTGACCGATCGCTACGGCACCGCCCAGATTTACCTCAAGCGCGAAGATCTCAACCATACGGGCGCGCATAAGATCAACAACGCGATCGCTCAGGCTCTCCTCGCCAAACGCATGGGCAAAAAACGGATTATTGCCGAAACTGGTGCGGGACAGCACGGCGTTGCCACTGCCACCGCCTGCGCGCGGTTTGGCTTGGAATGCGCGATCTACATGGGCGACCAGGATATGAAGCGCCAGGAATTAAATGTATTTCGCATGAGGTTAATGGGGGCAGAAGTCAGACCTGTATTTGCGGGAACGGCAACCCTCAAAGATGCCACCTCCGAGGCGATTCGCGATTGGGTTACCAATGTCGAGACTACCCATTATATTTTGGGATCGGTGGCGGGGCCGCATCCCTACCCCATGCTGGTGCGCGACTTCCATGCTGTCATCGGGCGGGAAACGCGATCGCAATGCCAGGAAAAATGGGGCGGCTTGCCGGATATCTTGCTTGCCTGCGTTGGTGGTGGTTCCAATGCGATGGGCTTGTTCCACGAATTTGTCGAAGAGCCAACAGTGCGCCTGATCGGGGTTGAGGCTGCTGGCGAAGGTGTAGATACCGACAAACATGCTGCCACCTTAACTAAGGGCAGAGTAGGCGTTCTGCATGGAGCCATGAGCTACCTATTGCAAGATGCGGAGGGACAAGTACAGGAAGCCCACTCCATCAGTGCCGGACTCGACTATCCCGGCGTGGGGCCAGAACACAGCTACCTGAAAGATTCTGGCAGAGCCGAATACTACAGCGTCACCGATCGAGAAGCCCTGGATGCCTTCCAGCGCTTATCTCGACTAGAGGGGATTATTCCGGCGCTGGAAACTGCCCATGCGATCGCCTACCTGGAAACCCTGATGCCACAGTTAACTTCAGACAAACGCATTGTGATCAACTGCTCTGGGCGCGGCGATAAAGACGTACAAACCGCGATCGCTCGGTTAACCATTTAATATTCTGGGATTGCAACCTATGACCGCTCTAACCCTGGATCTACATCTTGCCCTGGAACTGACAGACGAGCAGTTCGAGCAGATCTGCCGCACAAATCGGGATTTGAGATTAGAACGTACTGCAAAAGGAGATTTAATTATTATGCCCCCGACCGGAGGCGAAACTGGCAATCGTAATATCAAGCTCAGCACCCGTGTTGAGATTTGGAATAGCCAGACAAATTTGGGAATTGCCTTTGATTCGTCTACTGGGTTCAAACTGCCAAATGGTGCGATTCGCTCCCCAGATGCATCCTGGGTGCAATTGGAGCGATGGCAGGCGCTCACACCTCTGCAACGGCGAAAATTCATACCGCTTTGTCCGGATTTTGCGATCGAGCTAATGTCTCCTACCGACGAGCTCGGGGATACTCAAGCCAAAATGCAAGAATATCTGGCAAACGGACTGCAACTGGGATGGCTGCTCGATCCCGACTCCAAACAGGTAGAAATTTACCGACCCGCACAGCCAGTAGAAATTCTGCAAAACCCTGCTAGTCTGTCGGGTGAAACCGTATTGCCAGGGTTTGTCTTGCACTTACAAGAAATCCTGTAAAGAAATCCTGTGCTTAAATCTTTTTAGGGCTGTCAATGCTTGAATACATCACTACTTTAGTCATTCTTGGTTCCATATTTGCCCTCTTTAGTCTGGGTTTAAATCTGCAATGGGGGTTCGCCGGGCTGGTCAATTTTGGGCACGTGGCATTTATGACCATTGGAGCCTATACCACCATCCTGCTTAGCTTAAGAGGCGTACCCTGGTATTTTGCCTTTCTCATCGCTTCTGCTCTAGCTGGCTGCCTTGGCCTGGCGATCGGCAGCACCACACTACGTCTGCGCGAAGACTACCTGGCGATCGTGACGATCGGTGTATCGGAAATGGTCAGATTGGTCGTGAATAACGAGGAATGGCTCACCAGGGGCACCAGAGGCGTATATGGCTACGAGCGTCCCTTATTTGGGCTGGTACCGCCAACCTCCTACCCTTTCCTATTTGCAGCGATCCTTTTAGTCGTGCTCGGTCTGGTCTACTGGCGGTTGGAGTGGTTGGTGCGATCGCCCTGGGGGCGCGTCCTCAAAGCAATTCGCGAAGATGAGGAAGTCGTAAAAGCATTGGGAAAAAATGTATTCTGGTACAAATTGCAGGCATTTGTCATTGGTGGCGCGATCGCCGGTATGGCAGGCAGCTTTTTCGCCTGGCAACTGACTACGGTTTATCCAGATTCATTCATACCGCTAATTACTTTCCAAGCCTGGACGATCGTGACGATCGGTGGGGCGGGTAGTAATTTAGGCGTACTGATAGGAGCTGCGATTTTCCAGATTTACAACGTACTGCCCAGGTTTTTACCAGCTCAAATCCGCGCTGACGGCGGCAAGTTTGAGGCAATTCAGCTAATGTTAATCGGTCTTACGCTGATCTTGTTAATGCTGTGGCGACCGCAAGGCATTCTTGGCAATAAGGACGAACTGACCCTAAATCGGTAAATACACGATATATAACAACTATAGCCAATAGGCTTAGGACGGGGTGCAGGGGTGGAACCCCTGCGTGGGGGCGCAGCCCCCACACCCCCTGTCCTAACAGATTCTGTCTACGGCTATATTTGCCAGAATTCTCCTTTTTCTTAGTCCGCGCCAGTGGACTTTGTTTGTTTAGCTGCGACTTCCAGTCGCCAGACAAGATCGCGCAATGGTTAAGAGAGTCGATAGATATTGAATTCTTGACGATCGCTAACCGATAATGGCCAACTGATATAAACTAGATATTTGCCAATATCTGGCGCAACTGCAATCTTAAAACTTTGAGCAAATCCATGAAGGTTACCCTAGAAAAACTCCCTAAAAGCCAAGTCTGCTTTGATATCGAAGTCGAGGGAGAAAAATCGCAAGCAATTTACGATCGCACGGTGCAAAAATTGACGCGATCGGTTCAGGTACCGGGATTTCGTAAGGGTAAAGCACCTAAGCAGCTCGTGATGCGGCAAATAGGTACTGAGCAAATCAAGGCAGGCGTACTGGAAGATCTCCTGGAAGAAACCCTAACCCAAGCCCTCAAAGAACAAAAAGATATCGATGCCATTGGTAGCTTTGAGCTAGTTACGCCCATTGAAGAATTACTGGCGAATTTTGCCTACGGACAAACATTTAATTTTCGCGCCGCGATCGACGTGCAGCCAGAGGTAACGCTCAAGAATTACAAAGGTCTGAGCGTTAAAGTCGAAAAGATCGAGCCAGACCTCACACAGGCAGACAAGACATTACGCGAGTTTCAAATTAAGCATTCTACCCTTGTCCCCGTTGAGGATCGGGGCGCGCAAATAGGCGATGTCGTCACCATCAATCTGATCGTAATCGATCGAACTACTGGAGAGGAGATGCCAGATGCTGGTGCTGAAGATCTCCAGCTCGATATGGAGGTGGATGACTTCATCCCCGAACTAATTGAGGGGATTGCGGGCATGACCGTGGAGGAAACCAAGGAGATTGATGCTGATTTTCCAACAGACTTCATCAGCCGCGATCTGGCGGGTAAATCGGTTAAATTCGTAACTACGCTCAAAGATCTCAAAGCCAGAGAGCTACCTGCCCTCGACGATGATTTTGCCAAGACGATCAGCGAAAAGGAGACGATGGCAGAACTGCGCGAGTATCTGGAGACCCGCGCTGTAGAAGAGGCTGAGG includes:
- a CDS encoding pyridoxal phosphate-dependent aminotransferase; translation: MQLAHRVSKVTPSMTLAIDAKAKALKASGMDICSFSAGEPDFDTPEHIKAAAKQALDRGKTKYGPAAGMPELKQAIADKLASEDRLEYTADQIIVTNGGKHSLYNLMMALLDPGDEVIIPVPYWVSYPEMVKLADGEPVFVITDAANGYKITPEQLEAAITPRTKLFILNSPSNPTGMVYTPEEIRAIAEVLSHHEQVAIAADEIYKKILYDGAQHLSIGAVSAEMRSRTIISSGFAKAYAMTGWRIGYLAGPLDLIKAATKIQGHSTSNVCTFAQYGALAALTESQDCVESMRQAFAQRREVMFQRLNAIPGISCLKPDGAFYLFPNIKELGLSSLQFAEMLLEEAQVAVIPGIPFGMDTNIRLSYATDLNTIERGCDRLYTFVKNRINNQRPTVR
- the trpB gene encoding tryptophan synthase subunit beta yields the protein MTQTPLASIPSLQANSRPDALGRFGIFGGKYVPETLMSALSELEVAAKYYQNDPEFQAELDGLLRDYVGRPSPLYFAERLTDRYGTAQIYLKREDLNHTGAHKINNAIAQALLAKRMGKKRIIAETGAGQHGVATATACARFGLECAIYMGDQDMKRQELNVFRMRLMGAEVRPVFAGTATLKDATSEAIRDWVTNVETTHYILGSVAGPHPYPMLVRDFHAVIGRETRSQCQEKWGGLPDILLACVGGGSNAMGLFHEFVEEPTVRLIGVEAAGEGVDTDKHAATLTKGRVGVLHGAMSYLLQDAEGQVQEAHSISAGLDYPGVGPEHSYLKDSGRAEYYSVTDREALDAFQRLSRLEGIIPALETAHAIAYLETLMPQLTSDKRIVINCSGRGDKDVQTAIARLTI
- a CDS encoding Uma2 family endonuclease gives rise to the protein MTALTLDLHLALELTDEQFEQICRTNRDLRLERTAKGDLIIMPPTGGETGNRNIKLSTRVEIWNSQTNLGIAFDSSTGFKLPNGAIRSPDASWVQLERWQALTPLQRRKFIPLCPDFAIELMSPTDELGDTQAKMQEYLANGLQLGWLLDPDSKQVEIYRPAQPVEILQNPASLSGETVLPGFVLHLQEIL
- a CDS encoding branched-chain amino acid ABC transporter permease, whose amino-acid sequence is MLEYITTLVILGSIFALFSLGLNLQWGFAGLVNFGHVAFMTIGAYTTILLSLRGVPWYFAFLIASALAGCLGLAIGSTTLRLREDYLAIVTIGVSEMVRLVVNNEEWLTRGTRGVYGYERPLFGLVPPTSYPFLFAAILLVVLGLVYWRLEWLVRSPWGRVLKAIREDEEVVKALGKNVFWYKLQAFVIGGAIAGMAGSFFAWQLTTVYPDSFIPLITFQAWTIVTIGGAGSNLGVLIGAAIFQIYNVLPRFLPAQIRADGGKFEAIQLMLIGLTLILLMLWRPQGILGNKDELTLNR
- the tig gene encoding trigger factor codes for the protein MKVTLEKLPKSQVCFDIEVEGEKSQAIYDRTVQKLTRSVQVPGFRKGKAPKQLVMRQIGTEQIKAGVLEDLLEETLTQALKEQKDIDAIGSFELVTPIEELLANFAYGQTFNFRAAIDVQPEVTLKNYKGLSVKVEKIEPDLTQADKTLREFQIKHSTLVPVEDRGAQIGDVVTINLIVIDRTTGEEMPDAGAEDLQLDMEVDDFIPELIEGIAGMTVEETKEIDADFPTDFISRDLAGKSVKFVTTLKDLKARELPALDDDFAKTISEKETMAELREYLETRAVEEAEDKTRENTEKAILEALVQEIEADLPTSLVNKEATIMLQQQAMYLQRSAEGARLAKQLFTKELIGEMRRINEPEAIARLKRTLALAEVAKLEKLENTKEEEDKRAAEILQALQGEVVDPQKLAEVVADELLTEKAMEFLKQNAQIEYVAEGELKPEPAAIAETVAEPEAIAETAAASEEVTVEVVTEPAPETPAPEAPASEALASEAEVADKKPPAKTTKKTKKVKA